Proteins co-encoded in one Prevotella sp. E13-27 genomic window:
- a CDS encoding transposase, whose amino-acid sequence MSIIRREKSRIGMYHVLVQGAGNNELFHDDEDYQVFVEYLAKLMKEAWAEDDEPDRPYFHTYAYCLTPKQFRLIVKEEKYQVSAIMQSISQLYSRYYSGKYNSYGPLYRRRYYSEPINDDERLEVVMRYVHQEPLRLRPQISRNGGMTEALDEWAWSSWHEYVGLGSDLPIVCEKPDACHGLTAEQWRDLLSKPLPEGTKCLEPKEYRSPKPTETQVLSMVRLMTTATNWAEFNAFPKDERLKTIKQLLQNGASIRQMEKLTGIGRGVIQNL is encoded by the coding sequence ATGTCAATCATAAGACGTGAGAAATCGAGAATCGGCATGTATCATGTGTTGGTGCAGGGTGCCGGTAACAACGAGCTGTTCCACGACGATGAGGATTATCAGGTGTTCGTGGAGTATCTGGCAAAGCTGATGAAAGAGGCATGGGCGGAGGATGACGAGCCGGACAGGCCGTATTTCCATACGTATGCCTACTGTCTGACACCGAAGCAGTTCCGACTCATCGTGAAGGAGGAGAAGTACCAGGTGAGCGCAATCATGCAGAGTATATCACAGTTGTACTCGCGATATTATTCTGGTAAGTATAATAGCTATGGGCCTTTGTACCGCAGACGCTACTATAGTGAACCAATCAACGATGATGAGCGGCTGGAGGTGGTGATGCGGTATGTGCATCAGGAACCGCTGAGACTGAGACCACAGATTTCACGAAATGGTGGAATGACGGAGGCACTGGATGAATGGGCTTGGAGCAGTTGGCATGAGTATGTGGGACTGGGAAGTGACTTGCCAATCGTATGCGAGAAGCCTGACGCTTGTCATGGTTTGACGGCAGAACAGTGGCGAGATTTATTGAGTAAGCCGCTTCCTGAGGGCACGAAGTGTTTGGAACCGAAGGAATATCGCTCACCGAAGCCAACGGAGACACAGGTGCTGAGCATGGTGCGACTGATGACGACAGCCACGAACTGGGCGGAGTTTAATGCCTTCCCGAAAGACGAGCGCCTGAAAACCATTAAGCAGCTGCTGCAGAACGGGGCCTCCATCCGCCAGATGGAGAAACTGACGGGAATAGGAAGAGGAGTGATACAGAACCTATAG
- a CDS encoding WbuC family cupin fold metalloprotein — protein MKITQAVLDKLTEQAKASPRLRMNQDLRDSENDGSQRMLNAIEPGSPLPIHRHRHTSETVVCLRGRLVEEFYDELERTCTEAIELSPNGPVVALNIPAGQWHTVRALESGTVILEMKNGKYEPIQDCDVLR, from the coding sequence ATGAAGATCACGCAAGCTGTATTAGATAAGTTAACAGAGCAGGCGAAAGCTTCGCCAAGGCTCAGGATGAACCAGGATCTGAGGGATTCTGAGAATGACGGGTCGCAGAGGATGCTGAACGCTATTGAGCCTGGCTCTCCTCTGCCTATACACAGGCATAGGCATACCAGCGAGACAGTGGTATGTCTGCGGGGCAGGTTAGTGGAGGAGTTCTATGATGAGTTAGAACGGACTTGCACAGAGGCGATAGAACTATCACCGAATGGCCCTGTGGTGGCGCTGAACATTCCTGCGGGGCAGTGGCATACTGTCCGTGCGTTGGAGAGTGGTACCGTGATTCTGGAGATGAAGAACGGAAAGTATGAACCCATTCAGGACTGCGATGTCCTCCGATAA
- a CDS encoding Bro-N domain-containing protein has product MTKKHIIQIFEDKKVRTVWDDEQQKWFFSIVDVCEVLAESKDPAAYWRKLKQRLKAEGNETVTNCHALKMLAPDGKNRLTDVADMSQLFRLIQSIPSKKAEPFKNWMAEVAAKRIDQMQDPELNYEQGYEDYRRLGYSDRWINQRLKSIEVRKELTDEWDRAGVKDGQQYASLTDIITRGWSGKTTRQYKQYKGLKKESLRDNMTNIELALNTLAEASAAEISKAQNPKGYKQSVVVARKGGEIAGDARKKLEKQIGRSVVTKEKASDYLPPTDRWEALPEDTDED; this is encoded by the coding sequence ATGACAAAGAAGCATATAATACAGATATTTGAAGATAAAAAGGTTCGTACAGTATGGGATGACGAACAGCAAAAGTGGTTTTTCTCCATTGTAGATGTATGTGAAGTACTTGCAGAAAGTAAAGATCCTGCTGCATATTGGCGCAAGCTAAAACAGAGACTCAAAGCAGAGGGCAATGAAACCGTGACAAATTGTCACGCTTTGAAGATGCTTGCACCCGATGGTAAAAATCGCTTGACAGATGTTGCTGACATGTCACAGTTGTTCCGACTTATTCAGTCGATCCCATCGAAGAAAGCAGAGCCATTCAAAAACTGGATGGCAGAAGTCGCTGCAAAGCGTATCGATCAGATGCAAGATCCAGAGTTGAACTATGAACAAGGGTATGAAGACTATCGTAGATTGGGCTACTCTGACCGATGGATTAACCAGCGTCTTAAAAGTATCGAGGTCCGTAAGGAATTGACAGATGAATGGGATAGAGCCGGAGTGAAGGATGGACAGCAGTATGCTTCGCTGACAGATATTATTACTCGTGGCTGGAGTGGTAAAACTACTAGGCAGTATAAACAATACAAAGGTCTTAAGAAAGAAAGCCTGCGTGATAATATGACTAATATTGAATTGGCTTTAAATACGCTGGCTGAGGCTTCTGCAGCAGAAATTAGCAAAGCTCAAAACCCCAAAGGGTACAAGCAGAGCGTTGTAGTTGCAAGAAAAGGAGGAGAGATAGCTGGTGATGCCCGTAAGAAGTTGGAAAAACAGATTGGACGCTCTGTTGTGACAAAAGAAAAGGCTTCTGATTACTTGCCACCTACTGATAGATGGGAGGCACTTCCAGAAGATACTGATGAAGATTAA
- a CDS encoding ATP-binding protein: MEYIRKQFYTLKERVLEPRKFMQVLAGPRQVGKSTLVNQVLAQVTIPHTIEVADAVDPKDSDWIHRVWESARTTMMLRKLDEYLLVIDEIQKIENWSEMVKREWDADSRNHVNLKVVLLGSSRLLLKKGLTESLAGRFELIRMPHWSLQEMRDAFGISLDEYIYFGGYPGPAHMIKDERRWRKYIKDSLVAPAIEKDVIMTSNIYKPALMKQLFELGCSYSAEILSLTKMMGQLQDAGNVTTLAGYLEILDQCALLTGLQKYANDEARKRGSIPKYQVYNNALLTAYKGRGFVTDRTDTKTWGRWVESAVGAHLMSMADELDYKVYYWREPSRNASLGDLEVDFVIVRDGEATAIEVKSGRRGMNSGLPEFVEAFHPKRSFVVGTGGVSLENFLNSNMEAIIG; this comes from the coding sequence ATGGAATATATTCGTAAACAGTTCTATACACTAAAGGAACGGGTTCTGGAACCCAGAAAATTTATGCAGGTGCTGGCCGGTCCACGACAGGTAGGGAAGTCCACCCTGGTGAATCAGGTGCTGGCACAGGTGACCATTCCCCATACCATTGAGGTGGCGGATGCGGTTGACCCGAAGGATAGCGACTGGATACATCGCGTTTGGGAGTCTGCCCGCACCACGATGATGCTCAGAAAGTTGGATGAGTACCTGCTGGTGATAGACGAGATACAGAAGATTGAGAACTGGAGCGAGATGGTAAAACGGGAATGGGATGCCGACTCGCGCAATCACGTGAACCTGAAGGTGGTGCTGCTGGGGAGTAGCCGTCTGCTGCTGAAGAAGGGACTGACGGAATCGCTGGCGGGCAGGTTCGAACTGATCAGGATGCCACACTGGAGCCTGCAAGAGATGCGGGATGCCTTTGGAATATCGCTGGACGAGTATATCTACTTTGGCGGCTATCCCGGGCCTGCGCACATGATAAAGGACGAGCGCAGGTGGCGGAAATACATCAAGGACTCGCTGGTGGCTCCGGCCATCGAGAAGGACGTGATCATGACGTCGAACATCTATAAGCCAGCCTTGATGAAACAGCTGTTCGAGCTGGGGTGCAGCTATTCGGCAGAAATCCTGTCGCTCACCAAGATGATGGGGCAGTTGCAGGATGCGGGCAATGTGACCACACTGGCCGGCTATCTGGAGATTTTAGACCAGTGCGCCCTGTTGACGGGCTTGCAAAAATATGCCAACGACGAGGCGCGCAAGAGGGGCTCCATCCCCAAGTATCAGGTGTATAACAATGCCTTGCTGACGGCCTACAAGGGGCGTGGTTTTGTGACAGACAGAACGGATACAAAGACATGGGGCCGCTGGGTGGAGAGTGCCGTAGGAGCGCACCTGATGAGTATGGCCGACGAGCTGGACTATAAGGTGTACTACTGGCGTGAGCCGTCGAGAAATGCTTCTCTAGGCGACTTGGAGGTGGACTTTGTGATTGTGCGCGATGGTGAGGCGACAGCCATTGAGGTGAAGAGTGGCCGCAGGGGGATGAATTCCGGCTTGCCCGAGTTTGTAGAGGCCTTCCACCCTAAACGTTCGTTTGTGGTTGGAACCGGTGGCGTGAGTCTGGAGAATTTTCTGAATAGCAATATGGAGGCGATAATAGGATAA